The DNA sequence AATTGAATCAATATTCAAAAAGCTCTCATTGTTGAGAGAATAAGGAACCGATGTGATATGGGAAGACATGATGGGTTTGGGGCAGCAACGAGCGAGTATTCTGAGGGACGTGGCCACTGGTGTTACCACCCCTGCTTATATTGTCTCTGAGGTGGCATATAGAAACGAAAGTGATACAGTAATTACATATCCATCAGTAGATAACTTTCTGGTTGCTATAACAAGCATTACATCTCAAACAAGAATCTGATCTGATCTGATTTTATATTTGCCAGGTGGTATAGGTGTAATGACAAGGTTCATTGGTAGGGCGCACGCAGAATACATTCAATACTTAGCAGTTTTAAAGGACAAAGATTGTGGAATGATATGTTTATGCAGTTCAAAGTAGAGAAAGCAGATTATAGTATGCTTCGTAAGATTACCTGTCGAAACCATGTTCTGTTCAACAATTTGACGGTATCAGTAACAAGTGATCAAACATGATTTCTATCTTTAGTTATGCATAGACGATAAATGTTCTGACTCGTTTCAGTTTAATATCTCTCTCTGGAGGTCCTACTCCTATTCTCATAGTTGTTTAGCCATCACATAGCTTTGCTTAGCTTCGACGCGACTGGGAGACGCCGAAAGGGGCTAGCGCTTTCGCGACATAGATCACGTGACCGAGCACATCGAGTCATCGACAATTAATAAAATTCCTTCAAAAAAGTCTTATCGATTTTCAATCTGGCCGTCTTTTCATTTTCCCGCTATATTTCTGTTCCTCTTTCGCCTTTTAACTATCGCAGACCTGTTCACTTGATTTCGTATTTTCGATATTTTCACTTACCAGTATCCTACACGCCGCTAACGAAGGCAAATCGAACAACACGTATAACCAAAAGGATGGCCTCGACAATGCCCTCGCTACCTTCAGTTCCAGGAACGGATCCCACAAAATGTGTTTTGGACTCCTTCCGGATAGCTATTGCTCAGAAGCTTTCCAACGCACTACCATTGACGTTGGAACAAGCATTTTCTGGAGTTGACTACGGCAAGAAGGGTGAGGACTTTACCGTTGCGCTTCCTCGGTTCAGAATACCGGGAAAGCTCGAGGAAACAGCTGCGAAGGTGATAGACAGTGTGAGTATCACAACTAGACTTTTATTTCAACGCTCATGCTTTAAGCTAACAGTTCCAATCCGACGAATGGGTCGAGGCAGTCGTTCTTGACAAATCTTTCCTCCACTTTCGCGTAAACACGAAGAGCATGATCCGTGAAGTACTCAACCAGATCGACAGCCTCACTCGCAGCTCTCCAACTGGTGAGGCGACGTACGGAACGAACGATTCTggcaagggaaagaaagTTATCATCGAGTATTCGTCGCCCAACATCGCCAAGTCTTTCCACGTTGGTCATTTGCGCAGCACCATTATTGGCGCATTTCTTGCGAATCTATACAAGGCGTGTGGATGGGAGGTCATTTCGATGAATTACTTGGGAGATTGGGGAACTCAGGTGAGAAGTCTGTTCTTGGCTTTCCCATTGCCCATTTGCATCCATGCTCTCCCTCGGTTCAATGCCCTAGCCCTTTTAGTTCCTTCCGTACATTTAAGTTGACTATTTTTCCAGTTTGGTCTGATCGCCACCGGTTTCGAAAAATATGGCTCCCAAGCCGAACTTGAGAAGGACGCCATCAAGCACCTCTTCGATATCTACGTCGCCATCAACAAGGATGCAGAATCCGACCCCTCCGTAAAAGCCGCCGCAGCCCAATGGTTCAAGCGCATGGAAGACGGCGACGAAGACGCACTCAAGAACTGGCGTGTGTGGCGGGAGATGAGCGTGAAAAAATACGAGAAGGAGTACGAACGGTTGAATGTCAAATTCGACGTGTATACCGGCGAGAGCAAGGTCGGCAAGGAGTCGATGGACGCTGCGTTGGAGAAGTTGGAGACGATGggtttgatttctgacaGCGATGGTGCAAAGTTGGTAGAGCTCGAAAAGTGGAAACTGGGCAAGGCTGTCGTTCGCAAGAAAGGTGCGTCATCCATTCTCGTTGTTTCCGGTCTCGTACTCAGCCATGTTTAGACGGAACCTCGATTTACCTCACTCGTGATATTGGTGGGGCCATCGAGCGATACGAGAAATACAAATTCGACAAAATGATCTACGTTGTCTCATCTCAACAGGACCTCCATCTCGCTCAATTCTTCAAAGTCCTCGAATTGATGGGCTTCCCTTGGGCGAAAGACCTTGTCCATATCAACTACGGTCTGGTGCAGGGTATGTCCACGCGTAAAGGCACAGTCGTCTTCTTGGACCAGATCATCAAGGAGGCTGGAAATGTCATGCACGagcagatgatgaagaaCGAGGAGAAATACAAGGCTGTCGAAGACCCGGAAGAGACTGCATTAGAGATCGGTATTACGGGTGTTAAAATCCAGGACATGGCCGCTAAGAGGTACGAAAACAGCATTCAAATCTTTCTTTCAACCTAAACGTTTCACAGGATCGGCAACTACACATTTAACTGGGACCGTATGAAGTCCTTCGAAGGCGACACTGGCCCATATCTCCAATACGCACACGTCCGCCTTGCATCCATCGCGCGCAAAAACCCCACCCTGACCCCGCTCCCACCCTCATCCGAAATCCAAACCGAGCTGCTCGCGCAATACGCACATGCGCGCGACATTGCCTTCCTCCTGGGCACTTACCCCGACGTCGTCAAGGTGGCGATGAAGACACAGGAGCCGAGCGGGGTGGTGACATTTGCGTTCCGCCTCGCACACGCGATTAGCAGCGCCTGGGACTCGGTGATCGTGAAGGGTGAAGAAGACCTGGAAAAGGCACGCGCGAAACTGTATCTGTACGAGTGTGCGCGTGAAGTCTTGGGTGCGGCCATGAGGTTGTTGAGTTTGAGGCCTTTAGAGAGGATGTAGTAGGGTATTGATACTGGAAGTGGTATTTGAATTGCTTTCTTTGACTTAATTTAtattcttttgctttttctgtCTCCTCTTTATTCAGTGATTTCTTTTGGTTCTGTACTCCGTGGTATCCTTCACTCCGACTGTGGATgacagtggtggtggtaggtaGAAGTTCTAGGTCAGCCAAACCAGCCCGGTGAAATGGTTCCCGTGGCTCATGGCGAATTCGGATG is a window from the Psilocybe cubensis strain MGC-MH-2018 chromosome 8, whole genome shotgun sequence genome containing:
- a CDS encoding Arginine--tRNA ligase, cytoplasmic, whose amino-acid sequence is MPSLPSVPGTDPTKCVLDSFRIAIAQKLSNALPLTLEQAFSGVDYGKKGEDFTVALPRFRIPGKLEETAAKVIDSFQSDEWVEAVVLDKSFLHFRVNTKSMIREVLNQIDSLTRSSPTGEATYGTNDSGKGKKVIIEYSSPNIAKSFHVGHLRSTIIGAFLANLYKACGWEVISMNYLGDWGTQFGLIATGFEKYGSQAELEKDAIKHLFDIYVAINKDAESDPSVKAAAAQWFKRMEDGDEDALKNWRVWREMSVKKYEKEYERLNVKFDVYTGESKVGKESMDAALEKLETMGLISDSDGAKLVELEKWKLGKAVVRKKDGTSIYLTRDIGGAIERYEKYKFDKMIYVVSSQQDLHLAQFFKVLELMGFPWAKDLVHINYGLVQGMSTRKGTVVFLDQIIKEAGNVMHEQMMKNEEKYKAVEDPEETALEIGITGVKIQDMAAKRIGNYTFNWDRMKSFEGDTGPYLQYAHVRLASIARKNPTLTPLPPSSEIQTELLAQYAHARDIAFLLGTYPDVVKVAMKTQEPSGVVTFAFRLAHAISSAWDSVIVKGEEDLEKARAKLYLYECAREVLGAAMRLLSLRPLERM